The following coding sequences are from one Fibrobacterota bacterium window:
- a CDS encoding YfiR family protein produces MSVTRNMSLGAARRTVARWMPALVSAILALGGPAHAGPDKEHRVQAVFLFNFAQFVDWPESAFQGPKDSLVVGILGDDPFDDFLDEVVKGESVRDRPIVVKRFKRIEDIKECHVLFIGANEASRLDGMIASLKDRKILTVGESRDFLAQGGMIRFVEEAGKVRFKINLDAVQEADLSVSSKLLKVAQVTMTGRE; encoded by the coding sequence ATGTCGGTGACGAGGAACATGTCCCTGGGGGCGGCGCGTCGGACGGTGGCGCGATGGATGCCGGCGCTGGTATCCGCCATCCTGGCCCTGGGCGGACCGGCCCATGCCGGCCCTGATAAGGAGCATCGGGTCCAGGCGGTTTTCCTGTTCAACTTCGCCCAGTTCGTGGACTGGCCCGAAAGCGCCTTCCAGGGCCCCAAGGATTCCCTGGTGGTGGGCATCCTGGGAGACGATCCCTTCGACGACTTCCTGGACGAGGTGGTGAAGGGCGAATCGGTGCGGGACCGCCCCATCGTGGTCAAACGTTTCAAGCGCATAGAAGACATCAAGGAATGCCACGTGCTCTTCATCGGCGCCAACGAGGCGAGCCGTCTCGATGGCATGATCGCTTCGCTGAAGGATCGGAAAATACTTACGGTAGGCGAGTCCCGGGATTTCCTCGCCCAAGGCGGCATGATCCGTTTCGTGGAAGAAGCCGGAAAGGTACGCTTCAAGATCAACCTGGATGCGGTTCAGGAGGCCGATTTATCCGTGAGTTCCAAGCTCCTGAAGGTGGCCCAGGTTACCATGACGGGCAGGGAATAA
- a CDS encoding TonB-dependent receptor has product MLGSVARAAETDSLPTPAQLKGLSLEELMDVKVTLASRQAEELSRSASSIQVITRDEIRRAGIFTLPEALRLASNLQVARIDARDWAITARGQNSSTANKLLVMIDGRSVYTPLYAGVLWDAQDVLIDNIDHIEVISGPAGALWGANAVNGVINIITRPAEEMGGGYATAAAGTFMRDLEAVRAGGKVAKDLHFYAWSRRFRHFPSELPDGSSAQDTWGLSQSGFRSDWTPDPRDRLTVIGSLYQGRASQPVVSQTQPSPAAAGQIDMDGQNLEARWSRGTGEPAGIEIQAYFDRTARLIPLTFQEDLRTWDLEFQHRFALGDRNAITWGTGYRLSQDEVTNGAVLQFRPAYRDLHDFNLFAQDQIEVWPDRIRFTLGTRLQRTAYSGLEAMPSARAAWTPDSRNTIWAAVSRAVRAPSRIDEDLYVPAQPQAAFPLSVEGGPDMGSEYLTAYEAGWRTSLGAMLSVALSSFYNRYSDLRILEAASDSVAVIANGADQDIYGLEADLGWQPMRWWQCRAGATWLKKDFRYQAGHTPIPVPGIDGEDPDAQYSLRSSVDLRWGFSASVWLRYVSDLGTPEVPYYSAAGLGLGWACRNLEVTLSGQDLSERRHQEFQDGSQVPKEIPSSASARVAAHF; this is encoded by the coding sequence ATGCTCGGTTCCGTTGCGCGCGCCGCGGAGACCGACTCCCTCCCCACTCCCGCCCAACTCAAGGGACTTAGCCTCGAGGAACTGATGGACGTCAAGGTGACCCTGGCCTCGCGCCAAGCGGAGGAATTGTCCCGCAGCGCCTCGTCCATCCAGGTGATCACCCGGGACGAGATCCGCCGCGCCGGCATCTTCACCTTGCCCGAGGCGCTGCGCCTGGCCTCCAACCTCCAGGTGGCCCGCATCGATGCCCGCGATTGGGCGATCACCGCCCGCGGGCAGAACTCTTCCACGGCCAACAAGCTCTTGGTCATGATCGACGGGCGCTCGGTCTACACGCCGCTCTACGCCGGCGTGCTCTGGGACGCGCAGGACGTGCTCATCGATAACATCGATCATATCGAAGTGATCAGCGGGCCGGCCGGCGCCTTGTGGGGCGCCAACGCCGTCAACGGCGTCATCAACATCATCACCCGGCCTGCCGAAGAAATGGGCGGCGGCTACGCCACCGCGGCCGCGGGGACTTTCATGCGCGACCTGGAAGCCGTGCGCGCCGGGGGCAAGGTCGCCAAGGACCTGCACTTCTACGCTTGGTCGAGGCGCTTCCGGCATTTCCCTTCCGAACTCCCGGACGGCAGTAGCGCGCAGGATACCTGGGGATTGTCGCAGAGCGGCTTCCGATCCGATTGGACTCCCGATCCGCGCGATCGGCTTACCGTAATCGGCTCCTTGTACCAGGGGCGGGCCTCCCAGCCTGTGGTTTCGCAAACCCAACCTTCCCCAGCCGCCGCGGGCCAGATCGACATGGACGGGCAGAACCTGGAGGCGCGCTGGTCCCGGGGTACCGGCGAGCCCGCGGGTATCGAGATCCAGGCCTATTTCGATCGCACCGCGCGCCTTATCCCACTCACCTTCCAAGAGGATTTGCGCACTTGGGACCTGGAGTTCCAGCACCGCTTCGCCCTGGGCGATCGGAACGCGATCACCTGGGGCACCGGCTACCGGCTCTCCCAGGACGAAGTGACCAATGGCGCGGTGCTGCAATTCCGCCCGGCCTACCGCGACCTCCACGACTTCAACCTGTTCGCGCAGGATCAAATCGAGGTCTGGCCCGATCGGATTCGTTTCACTTTGGGAACGCGTTTACAGCGGACCGCATACTCCGGTCTGGAGGCGATGCCGTCGGCGCGCGCGGCTTGGACCCCGGATTCCCGAAATACCATCTGGGCTGCGGTCTCGCGCGCCGTGCGCGCCCCCAGCCGCATCGACGAGGACCTCTACGTCCCGGCGCAACCGCAAGCCGCCTTTCCATTATCAGTGGAAGGCGGCCCGGATATGGGATCGGAATACCTGACCGCCTACGAGGCGGGCTGGCGCACCAGCCTGGGCGCGATGCTGAGCGTGGCGCTTTCTTCCTTCTACAACCGGTACTCCGATCTGCGCATCCTGGAAGCGGCCTCCGATTCCGTCGCCGTCATCGCCAACGGCGCCGATCAGGACATCTACGGGCTGGAAGCCGATTTGGGTTGGCAGCCGATGCGGTGGTGGCAATGTCGCGCCGGCGCCACCTGGTTGAAGAAGGATTTCCGCTACCAAGCCGGGCATACGCCGATCCCGGTGCCCGGAATCGACGGGGAGGATCCCGACGCGCAGTATTCGCTGCGCTCCTCGGTCGATCTCCGTTGGGGCTTCTCGGCCAGCGTATGGCTCCGTTACGTCTCCGATCTGGGAACGCCTGAAGTCCCCTATTACTCCGCCGCGGGCCTGGGGCTGGGTTGGGCCTGCCGTAACCTGGAAGTTACGCTCTCGGGGCAGGACCTTTCCGAGCGGAGGCATCAGGAATTCCAGGACGGATCCCAGGTGCCGAAGGAAATCCCGAGTTCGGCCTCGGCACGCGTGGCGGCGCACTTCTGA
- a CDS encoding GNAT family N-acetyltransferase: MRTRLEGAAGEYEIDDDFGRLDFRVLEGWLTAAYWSPGIRMPEILQGARNSALNLGCYRGGEQVGYLRVASDRTRFAFIMDVYVDDAHRRRGLARTLVAAALSHPDLADVYHWALATRDAQPVYAQVGFGPLPVPGNWMNLRKEKIRPPVADGA; encoded by the coding sequence ATGCGAACGCGATTGGAAGGGGCGGCAGGGGAATACGAGATCGACGATGACTTCGGGCGCCTGGATTTCCGGGTCTTGGAAGGCTGGTTGACGGCGGCCTATTGGTCCCCCGGCATCCGCATGCCGGAAATCCTGCAAGGCGCCCGCAACTCGGCCCTCAATCTGGGATGCTATCGGGGAGGGGAACAGGTAGGTTACCTGCGCGTCGCCAGCGACAGGACCCGCTTCGCTTTTATCATGGACGTGTACGTGGATGACGCGCATCGCCGCCGGGGCTTGGCCCGCACGCTCGTCGCGGCGGCCCTGTCCCATCCCGATCTCGCCGATGTCTACCATTGGGCCCTGGCCACCCGCGACGCCCAGCCCGTTTACGCCCAGGTCGGTTTCGGGCCCCTGCCCGTTCCCGGTAATTGGATGAATCTCCGCAAGGAGAAGATCCGTCCGCCGGTCGCGGACGGCGCCTAA
- a CDS encoding esterase-like activity of phytase family protein gives MPKSNLPRVLAGLLLAAAAAKAASPVLIALDSLNLPNGDLSGLTGTLENGVPATSFGGIGSGLAYAGGNTFLAVPDRGPNATPFAGGDTIDNTASFIGRWHDLEVNLNPGSGVLPYSLSITLKKSTLMASATPLIYGNVLPNPAPALNPPGLYYFNGRSDNFGSGLSTNSDFARLDPEGVRLSRDRKSVFVTDEYGPYVYQFDRATGKRTHSFALPDHFAITHLNSKGSLEISGNTSGRVTNKGMEGLAISPDGKTLVGFVQSPLLQDGGDGGRFCRIITIDIASGATHEYAYDDTIPAQKKNFNSSEILALNDHQFLVLERDGKGLGDGSSAVVKTLYAVDIKGATDVSNISGAANLKPVALSKTLFLDIVGALTAKGISVKSIPSKLEGIAFGADIVRNGVVNHTLYMGNDNDFVPDVSGQNKIFVFAFADADLPAGFSYQPQVFNVAPVADAGSNLQITTSQVSATTVNGTVSDEDGDALSCRWSEGGTVLRDWFPANAGSCPLPLAGLGLSIETHDLTLKVTDQKDASANDVLLTIGNSAPTVDAAGVGTYEINVSISVSGTAADFDGDHLHFEWTVDGQALCSGDIVAPAGGTPIALGSCPANGLSLGSHTALLSVTDGVNAPASASVVLEIVDTSVPTLAPVVTPAILWPPNHNMVDVAIDSHAADNSGIVTVSASVSSNEPQNGLGDGDTDVDWTTPVVDPATGRVSLQLRAERSGKGNGRIYTVTVKAVDDVGNTSQANVTVKVPFNASKK, from the coding sequence ATGCCCAAATCCAACTTGCCGCGCGTCCTGGCGGGCCTATTGCTCGCCGCGGCCGCCGCGAAGGCGGCTTCGCCCGTGCTGATCGCCTTGGACTCCCTCAACCTGCCCAACGGCGATCTTTCCGGGCTGACCGGGACCTTGGAGAACGGCGTCCCCGCGACAAGCTTCGGCGGCATCGGATCGGGCCTGGCCTATGCGGGCGGCAATACCTTCCTCGCGGTCCCCGATCGCGGACCCAACGCCACCCCTTTCGCGGGCGGAGACACCATCGATAATACGGCCAGCTTCATCGGGCGTTGGCACGACTTGGAAGTCAATTTGAACCCGGGTTCGGGCGTTCTCCCCTACTCGCTTTCCATTACCCTCAAGAAGTCGACCCTCATGGCCAGCGCGACGCCCCTGATTTACGGGAACGTCCTGCCCAACCCGGCTCCGGCCCTCAATCCTCCGGGCCTTTATTACTTCAACGGCCGCTCGGACAACTTCGGATCCGGCCTCTCCACCAATTCCGACTTCGCCCGGCTCGATCCCGAGGGCGTACGTCTCTCGCGCGATCGCAAAAGCGTTTTCGTAACGGATGAATACGGTCCCTACGTGTACCAATTCGATCGCGCCACCGGCAAGCGCACCCATTCCTTCGCGCTACCCGATCATTTCGCCATCACCCACCTTAATTCCAAGGGCTCACTGGAAATCAGCGGCAACACCTCGGGCCGCGTAACCAATAAGGGGATGGAAGGCCTGGCCATTTCCCCGGACGGAAAGACCCTGGTCGGCTTCGTCCAGAGCCCGCTCCTGCAGGACGGCGGAGACGGCGGACGCTTCTGCCGCATCATCACCATCGACATCGCCTCCGGCGCGACCCATGAATACGCCTACGACGACACCATCCCGGCCCAGAAGAAGAACTTCAACAGCAGCGAGATCTTGGCCCTCAACGATCACCAGTTCCTGGTACTCGAACGCGACGGCAAGGGCCTGGGCGACGGCAGCAGCGCCGTGGTCAAGACCCTGTACGCGGTGGACATCAAGGGCGCGACCGACGTATCCAACATCTCCGGAGCCGCCAACCTCAAGCCCGTGGCCCTTTCCAAGACCTTGTTCCTCGACATCGTGGGCGCCTTGACGGCCAAAGGCATCAGCGTCAAGAGCATCCCGTCCAAGCTGGAAGGCATCGCCTTCGGCGCCGATATCGTCCGCAACGGCGTTGTCAACCATACCTTGTACATGGGCAACGACAACGACTTCGTCCCCGACGTATCGGGCCAGAACAAGATCTTCGTCTTCGCCTTCGCCGACGCCGATCTTCCCGCGGGCTTCAGCTATCAGCCCCAGGTCTTCAACGTGGCCCCCGTCGCCGACGCCGGTTCCAACCTCCAGATCACCACGTCGCAGGTCTCGGCAACCACCGTGAACGGAACCGTATCCGACGAGGATGGCGACGCCCTCTCCTGCCGTTGGAGCGAAGGCGGGACCGTGCTGCGCGACTGGTTCCCCGCCAATGCCGGCTCCTGTCCGCTGCCCTTGGCCGGTCTCGGGTTGTCGATCGAAACCCATGACCTGACCCTGAAGGTGACCGACCAGAAGGACGCCAGCGCCAACGACGTGTTGCTGACCATCGGGAACTCGGCGCCCACCGTGGACGCCGCAGGCGTGGGCACCTACGAGATCAACGTCTCCATATCCGTTTCCGGGACGGCCGCCGACTTCGACGGCGATCATCTGCACTTCGAATGGACCGTGGACGGGCAAGCGCTCTGCTCCGGCGATATCGTCGCGCCTGCGGGCGGAACGCCCATCGCTTTGGGCAGCTGCCCCGCTAACGGCTTGTCCCTGGGTTCGCATACGGCCCTCCTCTCGGTGACCGACGGCGTCAACGCCCCGGCCTCCGCGTCGGTGGTTCTCGAAATCGTGGATACCTCGGTTCCGACCTTGGCTCCCGTGGTGACGCCCGCCATCTTGTGGCCCCCGAACCATAACATGGTGGACGTGGCCATCGATTCGCATGCGGCGGATAACAGCGGCATCGTGACCGTTTCGGCTTCCGTCTCCAGCAACGAACCCCAGAACGGCTTAGGCGACGGAGATACCGATGTCGATTGGACCACCCCCGTCGTCGACCCTGCCACGGGACGCGTCAGCCTGCAACTGCGGGCCGAGCGGTCGGGCAAGGGGAATGGCCGCATCTACACCGTCACCGTGAAAGCGGTGGACGACGTGGGCAATACCTCCCAGGCCAACGTCACCGTGAAAGTGCCTTTCAACGCTTCCAAGAAATAG
- a CDS encoding catalase: MADPAPADFISVIERVSSSQPGYRRAHARGLGLRGVFRASEAARALSVAEHFQGADIPCIVRFSNASANPCTSDRISPKEGRVLGMAIRFVLPSGAAASWAAINIPAFPARTPEEFLALTEAQAPKRDGKPSALRLLGHLIRHLHILTSVKAIKGLKPARSFAGETFHGIHTYYFRDAQGGRRPFRYRWAPALKADPLSPAEAAPLPAQYLLDEVRSRVGQGPLAWDLIAVFPKDGDALEDPSRAWAPGREEIKVGRMHLERVHEDQKEVEGLVFDPTAVVAGLELSEDPILRYRALVYSESYARRSQERRVGPAPADLGQ, encoded by the coding sequence ATGGCCGATCCCGCGCCCGCCGACTTCATCTCCGTCATCGAACGCGTTTCCTCATCCCAGCCCGGCTATCGGCGGGCCCATGCCCGCGGTCTCGGCCTGCGGGGCGTCTTCCGCGCTTCCGAAGCCGCCCGCGCCCTTTCCGTAGCCGAGCATTTCCAAGGCGCAGACATCCCTTGCATCGTCCGTTTTTCCAACGCCTCCGCCAACCCTTGCACCTCCGACCGCATCTCCCCCAAGGAAGGCCGGGTGCTCGGGATGGCCATCCGCTTCGTCCTGCCTTCGGGAGCGGCCGCCAGCTGGGCCGCCATCAATATCCCGGCCTTTCCCGCGCGCACGCCGGAGGAATTCCTGGCCTTGACCGAGGCGCAAGCGCCCAAGCGCGATGGCAAGCCTTCCGCCCTGCGGCTGTTGGGCCACCTCATCCGGCATCTGCATATCCTGACCAGCGTGAAAGCCATCAAGGGCCTGAAGCCCGCGCGCAGCTTCGCGGGCGAAACCTTCCACGGGATCCATACCTATTACTTCCGGGACGCCCAGGGCGGACGAAGGCCCTTCCGCTACCGCTGGGCCCCCGCGCTGAAAGCCGATCCCCTGTCCCCCGCCGAAGCCGCGCCCCTGCCCGCGCAGTATCTGCTGGACGAAGTGCGGTCCCGCGTGGGCCAAGGCCCGCTGGCCTGGGATCTGATCGCCGTTTTCCCGAAGGACGGGGATGCGCTGGAAGATCCTTCCCGGGCCTGGGCTCCGGGCCGCGAGGAAATCAAGGTGGGTCGGATGCATCTGGAACGGGTGCATGAGGATCAGAAGGAGGTGGAAGGCCTGGTTTTCGATCCGACGGCCGTGGTGGCCGGCCTGGAACTCTCGGAGGACCCCATCCTCCGCTATCGCGCCCTCGTCTATTCCGAATCCTACGCGCGGCGCTCGCAAGAACGGCGCGTCGGACCCGCTCCCGCCGATTTGGGCCAGTAG
- a CDS encoding RDD family protein encodes MDDSAEAAIEMPIPAPRGKRILNLVLDLLGFYLFLTGILMAIEVAAPNFMERWKTERGLAIATNLVIFFFYYVGSEALTLRSPGKMVTRTRVVDFGGGVPSFGQIAFRTILRQWPLEWFPLLMRDAEGAPGLPLHDRWSRTLVVEIPKRD; translated from the coding sequence ATGGACGATTCCGCGGAAGCCGCAATAGAGATGCCCATCCCCGCGCCCCGGGGGAAGCGCATCCTGAACCTGGTGCTGGATCTGCTGGGCTTCTACCTCTTCCTCACCGGCATCCTGATGGCCATCGAGGTAGCCGCGCCCAATTTCATGGAGCGATGGAAGACCGAACGCGGCTTGGCCATCGCCACCAACCTGGTCATCTTCTTCTTCTATTACGTGGGCAGCGAAGCGCTCACCCTGCGATCGCCAGGAAAGATGGTGACCCGTACGCGGGTGGTGGACTTCGGGGGCGGGGTGCCCAGCTTCGGCCAGATCGCCTTCCGTACCATCCTGCGCCAATGGCCCTTGGAATGGTTTCCCCTCTTGATGCGGGACGCGGAGGGAGCCCCGGGGCTGCCGCTGCATGATCGCTGGTCCCGTACCCTGGTCGTGGAAATCCCGAAACGGGATTAA
- a CDS encoding TonB-dependent receptor plug domain-containing protein, with amino-acid sequence MRPMLAALTGGVLAMLSAGVWADTAAAARDTTGARRDTAAMDLPTRNVQATREPGPASDLPMRDVRALPGAMNDPIRALATTPGVQTQSDVNARPYVRGGDADMTRVILNGIPLLQPYHTGGSFSIFNPNTLRSAGLYREAFPAEDPGALSGLLRLRSEPRLPERPSARGDLSLVRGDAYAETPVIPGTLSVFGAAQTLLFADAVHGILDLAGAASGDSAFRGEMRGYRDHVNMPSLTDWHWGAAFAPTPGFRADYLGLTAGDGYAVVVPHESNILSGLNPNFGDPSAPVAPNGSSPYIPQARHANKLSVDSISSVAIRHQSHFLALNWDARPASRYESDFGWQMQDWGVGFRKGPGSPTPPWALSQSIRQFDWRGFGTLSGEEHRATYGAAYEYQWHRYRMNLPWVLYQVMVDGNVDMLEPLGYFSQSGFTLTKEDSSRTNLDYLGEFPSRIHFVHEGYLEQHSGAVFASDVWTRGRGTLTYGLRAQYNTLSQELFPAPRADYLYHADARTDVRVNAGLYAQDNLPFYERDDNPGLKSEKCAQIGLGATRSLAPGWKLSLDGYYKRYEDLVVPRLVPDHTIQLDGFLLPVPESGLSAERAAELKAILDTVSDFSTLPPEVQEEAYADFGGLRYAYSNTGSGNSLGAELSLDYQPIPSWRGWASVEAGLSNRQDAAGQPSYAYRYHRPVIFNWANRFAFAGGYELALAYRWAMGQPYTTFSGEGDGRGSFDPIVVGARDEGRLAPYSRLDLRLSRAHRIWGRELTTYLEVWNATNSPNYFARDADTGRLRAAQLNWPFPFLFLGASGSI; translated from the coding sequence ATGCGCCCCATGCTTGCGGCCCTGACCGGGGGCGTTCTGGCCATGCTGTCCGCGGGCGTTTGGGCGGATACGGCCGCGGCCGCGCGGGACACGACCGGGGCCCGCCGGGATACGGCCGCCATGGACCTTCCCACCCGTAACGTGCAAGCTACCCGGGAGCCGGGCCCAGCATCCGATCTGCCCATGCGGGACGTGCGCGCGCTGCCGGGGGCCATGAATGATCCGATACGGGCGCTGGCGACCACTCCCGGCGTGCAGACCCAGAGCGACGTGAACGCCCGTCCCTACGTGCGCGGCGGCGATGCCGACATGACCCGGGTGATCCTGAACGGCATACCCCTTTTGCAGCCCTATCATACGGGCGGATCCTTTTCCATCTTCAATCCCAACACCCTGCGTTCGGCGGGCCTCTACCGGGAAGCCTTCCCGGCCGAGGACCCCGGCGCCCTGTCGGGCCTATTGCGATTACGGAGCGAACCGCGCCTGCCGGAACGTCCCTCCGCCCGCGGCGACCTTTCCCTGGTGCGCGGCGATGCCTATGCCGAAACCCCGGTCATCCCCGGGACCTTGTCCGTCTTCGGGGCGGCGCAAACCCTGCTCTTCGCCGACGCCGTACATGGAATCCTCGATCTGGCCGGGGCGGCATCCGGGGACAGCGCCTTCCGCGGCGAAATGCGCGGTTACCGCGATCACGTGAATATGCCCTCGCTTACGGACTGGCATTGGGGTGCCGCCTTCGCGCCTACGCCGGGCTTCCGCGCCGATTACCTGGGGTTGACGGCGGGGGACGGTTACGCGGTGGTGGTGCCGCACGAGTCCAACATCCTGTCCGGTCTCAACCCCAATTTCGGGGATCCCAGCGCCCCGGTCGCGCCCAACGGCTCCAGCCCGTATATCCCGCAGGCCCGCCATGCCAACAAGCTTTCCGTCGACAGCATCTCTTCGGTGGCCATCCGCCATCAATCGCATTTCCTGGCGCTGAACTGGGACGCGAGGCCCGCCTCCCGCTACGAAAGCGATTTCGGCTGGCAGATGCAGGACTGGGGCGTGGGCTTCCGCAAGGGCCCCGGCTCACCGACGCCGCCTTGGGCCTTGTCGCAATCGATCCGGCAATTCGACTGGCGCGGATTCGGCACCCTCTCGGGCGAGGAGCATCGCGCGACCTACGGCGCCGCTTACGAGTACCAATGGCATCGCTATCGCATGAATCTTCCCTGGGTGCTGTACCAGGTGATGGTGGACGGCAACGTGGACATGCTGGAGCCGCTGGGGTATTTCTCCCAATCGGGATTCACCCTGACGAAGGAAGACAGCTCGCGCACCAACCTCGACTACCTGGGGGAGTTCCCCTCGCGCATCCATTTCGTCCATGAGGGTTACCTGGAACAGCACTCCGGCGCCGTATTCGCTTCCGACGTATGGACGCGCGGGCGCGGGACGCTTACCTACGGCCTGCGGGCCCAGTACAACACGCTTTCCCAAGAGCTTTTCCCCGCCCCGCGCGCCGACTACCTGTACCATGCCGATGCCCGCACCGATGTGCGCGTCAACGCCGGGCTTTACGCCCAGGACAATCTTCCGTTCTACGAACGCGATGATAATCCCGGCCTCAAGTCCGAGAAATGCGCCCAGATCGGCCTGGGGGCCACCAGAAGCCTGGCGCCAGGCTGGAAGCTATCCCTGGATGGGTATTACAAGCGTTACGAGGATCTCGTGGTCCCCCGGCTGGTGCCCGATCATACCATCCAACTGGACGGGTTCCTGCTGCCGGTGCCCGAGTCGGGCCTTTCCGCGGAGCGGGCCGCCGAGCTCAAGGCAATACTGGATACGGTTTCGGATTTCTCGACGCTGCCGCCCGAGGTGCAGGAGGAAGCCTATGCCGACTTCGGGGGCTTGCGCTACGCCTACTCCAATACCGGCAGCGGCAACAGCCTGGGCGCCGAACTGTCCTTGGATTACCAGCCCATTCCCTCTTGGCGCGGTTGGGCTTCCGTGGAGGCAGGTCTTTCGAACCGGCAGGATGCGGCCGGCCAACCTTCCTACGCTTATCGTTACCATCGCCCGGTGATTTTCAACTGGGCCAATCGCTTCGCCTTCGCGGGAGGATACGAACTCGCCTTGGCTTACCGCTGGGCCATGGGCCAACCCTATACGACCTTTTCCGGAGAAGGGGATGGACGCGGCTCTTTCGATCCCATCGTGGTGGGGGCCCGGGATGAAGGCCGTCTGGCGCCCTACAGCCGGCTGGATCTGAGGCTGTCGCGCGCGCACCGGATCTGGGGGCGCGAGTTGACGACCTATCTGGAGGTGTGGAACGCCACCAACAGCCCCAACTATTTCGCCCGCGACGCGGATACCGGCCGTTTGCGGGCCGCGCAGTTGAACTGGCCCTTCCCGTTCCTGTTCTTGGGGGCGTCGGGTTCCATTTGA
- a CDS encoding DUF4112 domain-containing protein, with protein sequence MGTARVEIGRWDEADSRSAPALAEEVRRLEALAWLLDSSIPVPGTNLRIGLDPLIGLIPVVGDLVGMLFSAYILVRAARLGIPRVTLLRMGFNVTLETVVGIVPLVGDAFDFWWQANRKNVDLLKAHVRDPGRARRGDWLFATLFLLGAAALLFLLGWGGMALGRALAGLIAG encoded by the coding sequence ATGGGAACCGCCCGCGTGGAAATCGGCCGTTGGGATGAAGCGGACTCCCGCTCCGCCCCTGCCCTTGCCGAAGAGGTGCGCCGGCTGGAAGCCTTGGCCTGGCTGCTGGACAGCAGCATTCCCGTTCCCGGAACGAACCTGCGCATCGGCCTGGATCCCCTCATCGGCCTCATCCCCGTGGTCGGGGATTTGGTCGGCATGCTTTTCTCCGCCTACATCCTGGTCCGGGCGGCGCGCCTGGGTATCCCGCGTGTTACCCTCCTGCGGATGGGATTCAACGTCACCCTCGAGACCGTGGTGGGAATCGTTCCTCTGGTCGGGGACGCCTTCGATTTCTGGTGGCAGGCGAACCGCAAAAACGTGGATCTGCTGAAGGCGCACGTGCGCGATCCCGGCCGCGCCCGGCGCGGGGACTGGCTGTTCGCGACGCTTTTCCTGCTCGGAGCGGCGGCCCTGCTATTTCTGCTCGGCTGGGGCGGCATGGCATTGGGTCGCGCGCTGGCGGGTTTGATAGCCGGTTAA